A single region of the Acidobacteriota bacterium genome encodes:
- a CDS encoding DUF2147 domain-containing protein, whose amino-acid sequence MQRVPVVVVIVFLMVMPVLAGEGDAIVGLWATDPEGGGGQAHIRISADGGRYAGKIVWLEEPVYTAEDDDGEIGEPKVDTNNPDPALRSRPIMGLQMMEGFEYVGDNTWKKGTIYDPDNGKTYKCKIKLGDDGVLYVRGFIGVSLIGRTSQWTRVRDEK is encoded by the coding sequence ATGCAGCGAGTTCCTGTGGTCGTCGTGATTGTCTTCCTGATGGTGATGCCGGTCCTGGCGGGGGAGGGTGATGCCATCGTCGGACTTTGGGCTACCGATCCCGAGGGCGGGGGAGGGCAGGCTCATATCCGGATCTCGGCCGACGGTGGTCGGTATGCGGGCAAGATCGTATGGTTGGAGGAGCCCGTCTACACGGCGGAAGACGACGACGGGGAAATCGGCGAGCCAAAGGTCGACACGAACAACCCCGACCCAGCCCTCCGATCACGACCGATCATGGGCCTTCAGATGATGGAAGGGTTTGAGTACGTTGGCGACAACACCTGGAAGAAGGGGACGATCTACGACCCCGACAACGGCAAGACGTACAAGTGCAAGATCAAGTTGGGTGACGACGGGGTGCTGTACGTGCGGGGCTTTATCGGGGTGTCGTTGATCGGGCGTACCTCGCAGTGGACCCGAGTTCGCGACGAGAAATAA